The Thermoanaerobaculia bacterium genome has a segment encoding these proteins:
- a CDS encoding ribonuclease HII: MRKSARTDVRGAARDKWTAALLWELGRLSSLAAPENQLFRRGYRLIAGTDEVGRGCLAGPVVAAAVILPPGFWWPGIDDSKKLEADEREALAAVVRRRAVASAVAVVSVREIDDTDIRKASLAAMKGALCELDPAPEIVLTDAFLVPGWAGRQIPIVHGDARSISIAAASIVAKVHRDALMDDLARRYPAYAFERHKGYAVAEHREILARLGPCPEHRLSFHGVIPDGEAV, encoded by the coding sequence TTGAGGAAAAGCGCGCGGACTGACGTTCGCGGCGCCGCGCGCGACAAGTGGACCGCGGCGCTGCTGTGGGAGCTGGGACGGCTCTCCTCCCTCGCCGCACCGGAAAACCAGCTCTTCCGGCGCGGATATCGCCTGATCGCGGGAACCGATGAGGTCGGGCGCGGATGCCTCGCCGGACCGGTCGTCGCGGCGGCGGTCATCCTCCCTCCCGGGTTCTGGTGGCCCGGAATCGACGACTCGAAGAAGCTGGAGGCGGACGAACGCGAGGCGCTCGCCGCCGTCGTGCGGCGCCGGGCGGTCGCGAGCGCCGTCGCCGTCGTCTCGGTGCGCGAGATCGACGACACCGACATCCGGAAAGCTTCGCTCGCGGCGATGAAGGGCGCGCTGTGCGAGCTCGACCCGGCGCCGGAGATCGTGTTGACGGATGCATTCCTCGTTCCCGGCTGGGCGGGACGCCAGATTCCGATCGTCCACGGCGACGCGCGCTCGATCTCGATCGCGGCCGCGTCGATCGTCGCCAAGGTCCATCGGGACGCCCTGATGGACGATCTCGCGCGGCGCTACCCCGCGTACGCGTTCGAGCGCCACAAGGGGTACGCGGTCGCCGAGCACCGCGAGATCCTCGCGCGGCTCGGTCCCTGCCCCGAGCATCGCCTTTCCTTCCACGGCGTGATTCCGGACGGAGAGGCCGTCTGA
- the rplS gene encoding 50S ribosomal protein L19 translates to MTDVLREAEKFSLRSDRPAFSPGDTVRVHVKVKEGEKERIQVFAGVVIARRGGGSRETFTVRKISGGVGVERVFPLHSPMIDRVEVDRRGDVRRAKLYYLRELKGKAARIEEKRAD, encoded by the coding sequence ATGACCGACGTTCTGCGCGAAGCAGAGAAGTTTTCCCTTCGTTCCGACCGCCCCGCCTTCTCGCCGGGCGACACCGTCCGGGTGCACGTGAAGGTCAAGGAGGGGGAGAAGGAGCGAATCCAGGTTTTTGCGGGAGTCGTGATCGCGCGCCGGGGCGGCGGGTCGCGGGAGACGTTCACGGTTCGCAAGATTTCGGGCGGAGTCGGCGTCGAGCGCGTCTTCCCCCTTCACTCCCCCATGATCGATCGCGTGGAAGTGGATCGCCGCGGCGACGTCCGCCGAGCGAAGCTGTACTACTTGAGGGAGCTGAAGGGCAAGGCTGCTCGCATTGAGGAAAAGCGCGCGGACTGA
- the trmD gene encoding tRNA (guanosine(37)-N1)-methyltransferase TrmD yields MRFDVLTIFPGYFASPLSESLLGKAREKGILEVVVHDIRAWASDPHRKVDDEAYGGGPGMVMMAPVVAAAIEAVRDLPGLPRAATYLLTPDGRRFDHAAAAALAALPRVALVCGRYEGIDHRVAEAGLYDGEISLGDFVLSGGEVAALAVIEAAARLAPGFVKEAASVENDSFFRGVLDHPHYTRPAVWRGLRVPEVLLSGHHERIEAWRREQSERRTRERRPDLLGRRD; encoded by the coding sequence ATGCGCTTCGACGTCCTGACGATCTTTCCCGGATATTTCGCTTCCCCGCTCTCGGAGAGCCTGCTCGGGAAGGCGCGCGAGAAGGGAATCCTCGAAGTCGTCGTTCACGACATCCGGGCATGGGCCTCCGATCCGCACCGGAAGGTCGACGACGAGGCGTACGGCGGCGGTCCCGGGATGGTGATGATGGCTCCCGTCGTCGCGGCGGCGATCGAGGCGGTCCGCGACCTGCCCGGACTGCCGCGCGCCGCGACGTACCTCCTGACGCCCGACGGGCGCCGGTTCGATCATGCGGCCGCGGCGGCGCTCGCCGCGCTCCCGCGGGTCGCGCTCGTGTGCGGCCGCTACGAGGGGATCGACCACCGCGTGGCCGAAGCGGGCCTCTACGACGGCGAGATCTCGCTCGGGGACTTCGTCCTCTCGGGCGGGGAGGTGGCCGCTCTCGCGGTCATCGAGGCGGCCGCGCGCCTGGCCCCCGGATTCGTCAAGGAGGCGGCCTCCGTCGAGAACGACTCGTTCTTCCGCGGGGTCCTCGATCATCCGCACTACACGCGGCCGGCGGTCTGGCGGGGGCTCCGCGTCCCGGAAGTGCTCCTTTCGGGCCACCACGAGAGGATCGAGGCATGGAGGCGCGAGCAGTCGGAGCGCCGGACGCGGGAGCGCCGCCCCGACCTCCTCGGACGCCGGGACTGA
- the rimM gene encoding ribosome maturation factor RimM (Essential for efficient processing of 16S rRNA), which yields MSSSASAADSRRRVGELKRPHGLRGEIAVLPVGDFSDQIRAGAWLDAVDAAGGVVRLEVSSVRPHGTHLLVKFAGRERIEDVEALAGRDLSVDRSLLERPDEDFLFDEEVAGFACVSPDGRRLGRAEAFERHGPTCLLRIERDGRRHLVPFTHPIVREVSRGRREIVLDPPEGLFEL from the coding sequence GTGTCCTCGTCCGCATCCGCGGCTGATTCCCGCCGGCGCGTCGGGGAGCTCAAGCGCCCGCACGGGCTGCGGGGCGAGATCGCGGTGCTCCCGGTCGGCGACTTCTCCGACCAGATCCGCGCCGGCGCTTGGCTCGACGCGGTCGACGCGGCCGGCGGCGTCGTCCGGCTCGAGGTTTCTTCCGTTCGTCCCCACGGAACGCACCTGCTCGTGAAGTTCGCGGGGAGGGAGCGCATCGAGGACGTGGAGGCGCTCGCGGGGCGCGACCTCTCGGTCGACCGTTCGCTTCTCGAGCGCCCGGACGAGGATTTCCTCTTCGACGAAGAGGTCGCCGGATTCGCGTGCGTGTCGCCGGACGGGAGGCGGCTCGGGCGCGCCGAGGCCTTCGAGCGCCACGGCCCGACCTGTCTCCTTCGGATCGAGCGCGACGGCCGGCGCCATCTCGTTCCGTTCACCCATCCGATCGTCCGCGAGGTCTCGCGCGGGCGCCGCGAGATCGTGCTCGATCCTCCCGAGGGGCTCTTCGAGCTCTGA
- a CDS encoding KH domain-containing protein, producing the protein MKELVETVARALVTRPEEVAASESEEGGTLTVDLALSPEDLGRVIGREGRTARALRAFAAAAGRKRNQRVLVRIRG; encoded by the coding sequence GTGAAGGAGCTCGTCGAGACCGTGGCGCGCGCGCTCGTGACGCGCCCGGAGGAAGTCGCCGCGTCGGAGAGCGAGGAGGGCGGTACCCTCACGGTCGACCTCGCGCTCTCTCCGGAGGACCTCGGCCGCGTGATCGGCCGCGAGGGACGCACGGCCCGCGCCCTCCGCGCGTTCGCGGCGGCCGCGGGGCGCAAGCGCAACCAGCGTGTCCTCGTCCGCATCCGCGGCTGA
- the rpsP gene encoding 30S ribosomal protein S16, whose product MLKIRLRRTGTRNRPYYRIVVSGSRRTPGSEIVEELGFYDAVANPPKISFDRERARAWIAKGAQPSGTIRSLLERSAEAAS is encoded by the coding sequence ATGCTGAAGATCCGCCTGCGGCGCACCGGCACGCGCAATCGCCCCTACTACCGCATCGTCGTCTCGGGGAGCCGGCGCACCCCGGGCTCCGAGATCGTCGAGGAACTCGGTTTCTACGACGCGGTCGCGAACCCGCCGAAGATCTCGTTCGACCGCGAGCGCGCCCGCGCGTGGATCGCGAAGGGCGCGCAGCCTTCCGGCACGATCCGTTCGCTCCTCGAGCGGAGCGCGGAAGCGGCTTCGTGA